A region of the Bacteroidota bacterium genome:
CCATCTTCACTGGAAGCATGAATCAATTCAAGGTTGCGAATGGTAAATCTGTCGAGCCACACATACGCATCCTCAGCCAAACGTGAAATACCGGTAATATGTCCGATATTATTATGTTCGGTATCACTTAAATAATGAATACTTGCACCTGCGGCAATAATTGCCTGATGCATATCATCAATGCCAAAACCTTTTAAATTAACAGTGCCAAAATGTGTCAATAATTTTTCACGTGTATAATCTTCGGTATAAATCCAGTCGTCCAAAGCATACACATAAAATTTATTGCCGTATAATTCTTTAAAATGTTTTTGATGTTGTTTGGCTAAAATGATTTCAGCAGGTTGTAAACTGTGCAATAATTTTTCAAAGTGTTCCGGTCCGCCCTGAGCGACAAAAAATTCGCCGGTAGAAATATCGAGGAACGACATGCCTGCAGAAGATTTATCGCCAAAATAACTTGCGAGATAATTGTTGGAACGGGTATCCAACATCTTATCGTTAGTTGCCACACCGGGGGTAATGAGTTCGGTTACCCCTCGTTTAACAATCATTTTAGTGAGTTTGGGGTCTTCAAGTTGTTCACAAATGGCAACCCGATAACCTGCACGTACCAGTTTTGGCAGATAAGCATCCAGTGCATGGTATGGAAATCCGGCCAATTCAATATGTGTTGCTGCTCCATTTGCACGTTTGGTGAGCACTATGCCCAATACTTTTGCTGTAATTACGGCATCCTGTGAAAATGTTTCATAAAAATCGCCCACCCGAAACAACAAAATAGCATCCGGATGTTTGCTTTTGATTTTGTTGTACTGGCCCATTAAGGGGGTTTCTTTCACAGGTTTCATGCGCTGCAAATATAGGGTTTGCTAATCGATTGAAGGGAATAAATACGTGGCAAATGCAGGGGGACTTACTACGTAATTAACAGTGTTTCAACGCTTAAGCGGGTATTGTGGCAGAAACACCTCCAATAACCGCTTAAGTGATTACTTATATGCGTAATTTCCTTTTTTGTAAATTATTATTTGGACTACCTTTGAATGTGTATACTATCCAAAATTTTTAACCAACCGGAATACTTAATATAAATGGGGATTTTCAACTTTTTTAACAAAAACAGTAAAATAAAGCCAATATTGGTTGAAAATGAATTGGGAAATTTTACTTTGAAAATGTTTGGTGATTCAAAAAACATGGTCTGCATTATTGACTCACCAATTAATAAAAAAATTGAATTGGTATTCCCTGTTTTTAAGGATGTTATTACTGCCTACCAGGTGGATTACTTCAAAAAAATTGAAAGTAACTGGAAATTGATTCTGGACCGTATAAAAAATAAGTTACCTGAAACACCACGCAATACATTTAAGGTTTTAAGTGTGATGATACCGGACAAAGAAAATACTGAGTATGAAACGCATGCGGAAATTGTGTTGGAAGTGAACAACAGCGTATACAGTGTTATATTAAAGGATTTACAAGTTGATGCAATAATAACGATTGAATAAAAACTTAAATAAAACAATAAATTTGCGGTAATTTTGAAGCGGAAAATGCATTCCGTAATTATATATCAATTCCCCATTTTGCCATGACAAATTCGTGACAAATAATTAAAGAAATTACATGATTAGGAATTATCTTTTTATACTGTTCATTTGCCCAATCGTTTTGTTGGGTCAGGTTAAAGAAATACCGCTAACTGTTTCACTCTTCAATGAATCTACAGCTATCCCTTTTACCAGATTTTTTACCACACCTATACATCCTGGCATTCAAATGGGCACGGAATTTAATTACCGGTTACATGAGCATACCAGATTGTTTCAAACTGCAAATATTTCCTATTTTTATCATGACCACCTTGAGCAGGGAATTGGATTGAATACGGAATTAGGGTATTCCTACCGTTTTGGTTTGGGGATTGAAGTTTCCGGTTTAATTGGAGTTGGTTATTTACATACATTTACCACAGAACAAGAGTTTACTTTAGTTAACGGACATTATATCCATACACCTGACAAAGGGAATACCAGAATGACGCCATCTTTGTCGTTTGATATTGGTTATAACTTACTGAAAGCAGAAAAAGATAGTCCCCAAATATTTATTCGTTACCAGTCATGGGCAGAGTATCCGTTTTCTCCGGATTTTATTCCCATCATGTCGCATATCAACTTACATTTAGGTGCAAAATTTTTTATCGATATAGCAGATGCAAAATAAAAGTTTATTTATTTTACTAATCATTTCATTATATACACTTTATGGATGCCATAAGGGAGAAGTAATAAATGCCAATTATTATACCTGTAATTTTAATTTTGAAGATAGCAGTGCAACAAATCCTGAAAATAATACCTATCAGGCAGTATTGGACGAAATGACATCCAGCGGTGTAGTTGGAGTTTTAATGTCGGTGTACCACCCGCAAACAGGCATGTGGATGGGAGCCGGTGGTAAAGCTGATTTGTTTAATGATGTCGATATGCAGCCTTGTAATATCACAAGAGTAGGTTCCACGGTAAAAATGTTTACTGCTACTACTGTATTGAAATTAATGGAAGAAGGAAAATTGAATTTGGATGATAAAATTTCTGATTATCTGGACGGAGATGTTATAAATAAAGTTCCAAATGCTGAGCTAGCAACCATTCGCCAACTTATGCAACACTCAAGCGGCGTTTACAACTACATTCAAAATTTACAATTCCAGACAGCTTCAATAAATGATTTTATCAGAGAATGGCAACCGGAAGATTTGCTAGATTATGCATATGGGCAAGAAGCATATTTTGCACCTGATGAAGATGTTCGATATTCAAATACCGGATATATTTTACTCGGTATGTTAATTGAAAAAATTGAAGGCAAACCGTTTTATGAAGTTTTTGCGGAGAAAATATTTGACCCGCTAAATTTAACCATGACCACTTTTGCAGCTAAGGACCATATCCCATATGGAATTGTAAGGGGTTATATTGATATGTATAGCAAATTGCAGGTAACAGAAAGCACCTATTACAGTGGATGGGATTACTATACAGCAGATGGTGGGTTAATTTCAAATCCATATGATATGAATATATTTTTCCGTGCCTTAATGCAGGGAGAAATAATTAGTGAGACTACATTAAATGAAATGCTTGACTGGAAAACGCCTGAACATCCGGATCCTGCTTTTTTTCCAATTGATTATGGTTTGGGAATTTTTAGAATAACAACCGATCAGGGTATTGCTTATATGCATAGTGGTGATGCTGTGGGATATTATGCGAATATGATTTATTTCCCTGAAGACAGCACTACAGTTGTATATGCTGTTAATAGCAATTATGGCAAAATTGACCAATTTGTTTCTACAAAATCTGCCATGGAGAAAATTATTCTGGCGACTAAGTAATAGGCTTTAAATGCCTAAATTATTGACTTAGCGAATTTTCACATTCTGTGAATCTTATAACCCTTTCAGGGAATTGTATAACAATTAATCTGTTTTATTTTGGAAACTTTACCTATTATCAAATTTTTATATGATATAAAATGATGAAATATGGCAAAAGGTAAATCAAATAAAACTTTGAAGCAAGGTAACCGGATAACGGAAATAAAAACCAATCAGGATTTTAATGGGCAGCAGCCTACTACTGAACAATTAAATGTAAAGGTGAAAGATCCTGCGCAAACTCAAAGGGTAAAACGCCCCAAAAAAAAGAATAGAATAATTCACCATGCGGACCAAAACTTTGATGATGTCGCTTTAGATTAAAGAATTATATAAAAATATTTTGAAACCCTTTTAAACAAGCATACTTATTCTGCTATCTATTTAACCCAATAGGGAAAATGCACACTTTTAATTAGAATAAAATACTGTATTCGGCAATCCGAAATGCATATTTTATTCTTTTGTGGAATCATGTAATGAATTGAGTAAATCATGTAATAGATACTTTGCTGGTTTGCATCAATTTTGTTATTTAATTATTTATAGTAAACCTAATTATGATTGAAAATAAAAGTCCGGAATTAATTGAACAAATAGAACCCATGACAAATAACACTACTCAAATATTAAAAGATTTGGGAGATGGTGCAATTACTTCCGGTGATCAGGTTCCATATTGGATTGGCACGATGATTCAGCCAATTGCATTTGCGCGTTTGAAAGAAGATATTGAAACGGATACTGTTGTTGTTGGAGGTGGAATTGCAGGTCTTACCGCTGCATATTGTCTCGCCACTCAAGGGCAAAAAGTAACATTAATTGAAGACGGATTTATTGGTAGTGGTGAAACAGGAAGAACAACCGGACATCTTACTTGTGTCCTCGATGCAAGATATGTTGATTTGGAAAAAACTTATGATATTGATACAGCCAGATTAGTTGCTCAAAGCCATAATGCTGCTATTGAATGGGTAAATAATACCATTAACATAAATCGAATTGACTGCCATTTTAAACGAGTTGATGGGTATTTATTTGCACATGAAACAGACTCTAATGAAAATTTGCAGGATGAATATAAAGCTACTCAGCGTATTGGATTAATTACCCAAATGCTCAATAAAATTCCGGGAATTTATTCTGAACATGTGAAGTGGTGTATCAAGTTTCCCAATCAGGCAGAATTGCATATCATGTTATATATGAAAGGGCTGGTTGATGCATTTATTTTATTAGGCGGCAAAATATATACTGAAACAAGAGCCGAAAAGGTATCAAAGGAAGGTGTAGTTGCGAATGGATTTAATATTAAAGCAAAAAACATTGTTGTTGCAACCAATTCACCAATTAACGATTGGGTTACCATGCACACAAAACAATGGCCATATCGAACATACGTGATTGCAGCTAAAATCCCAAAAGGAAAATTGCCAAATGTTTTGTTGTGGGACACAGGTGATCAAAATTCTAAATGGGTTTCAAAGCCATATCATTATGTAAGAACAGAATCATTGGATGATAACTATGATGTATTAATTGCAGGTGGAGAAGATCACCGAACAGGGCAGGCAAATGACGAAGATATACCTGAACCCGGCAGATATGATAAATTGATTCAATGGACCAAAAAACAATTCCCTGATTTGGGAGAAATTATTTACAAGTGGAGTGGCCAGGTGCTCGAGCCAATTGATGGTTTAGCTTACATTGGAAAAAATCCGGGGGATGATAATATTTATATTATAACCGGTCAGTCAGGAAATGGTATCACATACGGCACCTTAGGCGGTTTAATTATAACAGATTTAATTACGGGAAAAGATAACCCTTGGGCTAAAATATACAGTCCCTCACGCATCACATTAAAAAATACCGGAAAATATTTGCACGAAGCCGGAAATATGATTGCACAATATGCCGATTGGTTTACAACCGAAAATGGAAAAAGTGCTAATAATTTAAAACCCGGTGAAGGGGCCATATTTGTTTCGGGTGCTAAACACATTGCTGTATATCGTGATGATGAAAATGAATTACATACCTGCTCAGGTGTTTGCCCCCATTTAGCTGCCATATTACATTGGAATGCTGATGAAAAAACATTTGACTGTCCGATGCATGGCTCGCGATTTACCGGAAAGGGTAATTTAATTAACGGTCCGGCTATCGGAGATTTAAAGAAAATAAGTATTGAGGAAACAAAATTGAATTAAAATACCAAAATCTATTCATAAACAATTTAAAAACTAAAAAATGACTACTAATATTAAAACTGCTACCTGCATGGTAATGTTATTTACCACAGGTTTATTTTTTGCATCATGCAGTAACGGAAAAAAATCTGATGATGTTAAAGATGTTGCTGAAGAGCAAAATGATGAAAAATTTGATTCCAATCAACAGGAAAAAGATGCTCAATTTGTTGTTAATGCAGCAGAAATGAACATTGAAGAAATTCAATTAGGACAGTTGGCGCAGCAAAAAGGCAGCAGCTCACATGTTAAAGAATTGGGTAAAATGATGGTTGAGATGCATACAAAATCACAAAATGATCTCGCAACATTAGCCAACAATAAATTTGTAAGTATACCAACTTCACCAACTGATGATGCGATGAAATCGTATGGTAAATTAAATGAAAAATCCGGAACTGATTTTGACAAAGCATATGCCGATATGATGGTCGATAAACATAAAGACGCTATTAAAACTTTCGAAAAGGCATCTTCAGATTGTGAAGATATGGATATAAAAAATTGGGCTACCACTTCATTGCCTGATTTGCGTGCACATTTAGACTATTCGCTCGATTGTCAGGAAAAGTGTAAAATGAATAAATAATCCTAGTTTTGGAAACTGACGAATATCCAAATTGATTAACGACATAAGTAACCGCATTTTAAAATTCACACTAGTACCCCTTTGATTTGTGATGATTATGTAATTCTGGGGTTGTAGGTTTTGTTTTAAACTATGAATCATGTAAAGGTTAGCGTAAATTATATAATACTCACTATAAAATTTAATTACATCTTTACCATATTACATTTATTAATAATCTAAACACGTTTACTATGACTAAAAATAAAAACGACAAGGGCTTTCAGCAAACTGAACGCACTACTCAGGATTCTAAAAATCAGGATTTGAACAAACAACATTCCGGAGACGGAACAAAAAACTTGAATAAAGATGAAAAACATCCTGTGAAAAAAGAGGAGGAAGAAAGTTACGATCCCAATCATCGTCCTGCCAAAAATCAGGTTGATCCAAAACGGAAAGATTCTGATATGAATGATGATGACACCATGGATAATCCGGATGAAAAAGATCGTGTTAAAAAACGTATCGACACCGATTTAAACGAAGGGGAGATGGGCGATGAGGAAGATATTGATGAAGATTTGGATGTAGACATTGATGAAGATGAAGAAGAAATGGATGAAAATGGTAAAGTAAAAAAACGCGGTGTTATCACAACAGATGACCCTGATAAGGAAGCGGATAAAGTGTAATTCTGAACACGAAAAAT
Encoded here:
- a CDS encoding FAD-dependent oxidoreductase, which produces MTNNTTQILKDLGDGAITSGDQVPYWIGTMIQPIAFARLKEDIETDTVVVGGGIAGLTAAYCLATQGQKVTLIEDGFIGSGETGRTTGHLTCVLDARYVDLEKTYDIDTARLVAQSHNAAIEWVNNTININRIDCHFKRVDGYLFAHETDSNENLQDEYKATQRIGLITQMLNKIPGIYSEHVKWCIKFPNQAELHIMLYMKGLVDAFILLGGKIYTETRAEKVSKEGVVANGFNIKAKNIVVATNSPINDWVTMHTKQWPYRTYVIAAKIPKGKLPNVLLWDTGDQNSKWVSKPYHYVRTESLDDNYDVLIAGGEDHRTGQANDEDIPEPGRYDKLIQWTKKQFPDLGEIIYKWSGQVLEPIDGLAYIGKNPGDDNIYIITGQSGNGITYGTLGGLIITDLITGKDNPWAKIYSPSRITLKNTGKYLHEAGNMIAQYADWFTTENGKSANNLKPGEGAIFVSGAKHIAVYRDDENELHTCSGVCPHLAAILHWNADEKTFDCPMHGSRFTGKGNLINGPAIGDLKKISIEETKLN
- a CDS encoding DUF4142 domain-containing protein — its product is MTTNIKTATCMVMLFTTGLFFASCSNGKKSDDVKDVAEEQNDEKFDSNQQEKDAQFVVNAAEMNIEEIQLGQLAQQKGSSSHVKELGKMMVEMHTKSQNDLATLANNKFVSIPTSPTDDAMKSYGKLNEKSGTDFDKAYADMMVDKHKDAIKTFEKASSDCEDMDIKNWATTSLPDLRAHLDYSLDCQEKCKMNK
- a CDS encoding beta-lactamase family protein translates to MQNKSLFILLIISLYTLYGCHKGEVINANYYTCNFNFEDSSATNPENNTYQAVLDEMTSSGVVGVLMSVYHPQTGMWMGAGGKADLFNDVDMQPCNITRVGSTVKMFTATTVLKLMEEGKLNLDDKISDYLDGDVINKVPNAELATIRQLMQHSSGVYNYIQNLQFQTASINDFIREWQPEDLLDYAYGQEAYFAPDEDVRYSNTGYILLGMLIEKIEGKPFYEVFAEKIFDPLNLTMTTFAAKDHIPYGIVRGYIDMYSKLQVTESTYYSGWDYYTADGGLISNPYDMNIFFRALMQGEIISETTLNEMLDWKTPEHPDPAFFPIDYGLGIFRITTDQGIAYMHSGDAVGYYANMIYFPEDSTTVVYAVNSNYGKIDQFVSTKSAMEKIILATK